Proteins co-encoded in one Deltaproteobacteria bacterium genomic window:
- the vanZ gene encoding VanZ family protein, with product MCDAPVQMSGMDQSLNRRSLGMGASILAFLVVFFLAFYPFSISYNEVFWKELLDAGHLLLFGFVALVFYNIFLAVEGMASRRYVSALVVSMLLALLVEEVQPFVGRTASLEDFINGGFGILIALSGLWLWNQQDTRTLKLFYFLVSVLIVVNALRPAWHEWKVISWRDANFPVLADFEDEIELSLWRTQAGGKGEPTRISLTRDNATHANLSLAVHTGGGSWAGIAYRASNLDWHQFSKLSLDVNNPAEPFVLHVRIDDDGDVSKYGMRFEKAYPLSSGLNKIEIGMDEIENGPRRRKLNTRMIDRLILFTGKNEPRRSFYIDNLRLS from the coding sequence ATGTGTGACGCCCCTGTGCAGATGAGTGGAATGGATCAAAGTTTAAATCGTAGGTCACTCGGAATGGGCGCAAGTATTCTCGCGTTTTTAGTAGTGTTTTTTCTTGCGTTTTATCCATTTAGCATTAGCTACAATGAGGTTTTTTGGAAGGAGTTGCTCGATGCTGGGCACTTATTGCTATTTGGCTTCGTAGCGTTGGTATTTTATAATATTTTTTTAGCCGTAGAGGGAATGGCTTCGCGGCGATATGTATCGGCGCTCGTTGTGAGTATGTTGTTGGCGCTTCTGGTAGAAGAGGTTCAACCATTCGTGGGTCGAACTGCTAGTTTGGAGGACTTCATAAACGGCGGTTTTGGGATCCTTATTGCGCTTAGTGGTTTATGGCTTTGGAATCAGCAAGATACGAGAACGCTAAAATTGTTTTATTTTCTCGTAAGTGTATTGATAGTCGTAAATGCACTTCGTCCAGCCTGGCATGAGTGGAAAGTGATTTCGTGGCGCGATGCGAATTTTCCAGTGTTGGCAGATTTTGAAGACGAAATTGAGCTCTCGCTGTGGAGAACTCAAGCCGGTGGAAAAGGCGAGCCAACGAGGATTTCCCTGACTAGAGATAATGCTACACATGCTAATCTTTCGTTAGCCGTGCATACTGGTGGCGGTTCTTGGGCTGGCATTGCGTATAGAGCTAGCAATTTAGATTGGCATCAATTTAGCAAGCTATCGCTGGATGTGAATAATCCAGCCGAGCCGTTTGTTCTTCATGTTAGGATTGATGACGATGGAGATGTAAGTAAGTACGGAATGAGATTTGAGAAGGCCTATCCGCTTTCGAGTGGGTTAAACAAGATTGAAATTGGGATGGATGAGATTGAGAACGGGCCGCGAAGGCGAAAGCTTAACACCAGAATGATAGATCGCTTGATATTATTTACTGGAAAAAATGAACCTAGGAGGAGTTTCTATATTGATAATCTCAGACTCAGTTAG
- the bshA gene encoding N-acetyl-alpha-D-glucosaminyl L-malate synthase BshA: MKIAILCHSSPGGSGVLATELAFGLSQLGHEVHIIGDRKPFRMEEVDENAIYCDLGEAPPEQSFWGQLFEIVHSSFSRLFASYSHVDRKLQLHFHELLSFDYPLFDKCSFPTLRAANTLAKLIAEYGIELVNAHYVIPHATSALLARDSGINCRVVTTLHGTDITKVGPDAAFFFTTKHAIEASDGVTAVCQFLVREAQNNFSITRPISVIPNWVDPTRFVRIADPDERLKYAHPYETICVHVSNFRAVKRSPDVIRVFAKLLEKTQARLILVGEGPEKDGCLELAHNLGVSPWIIDIEPVAAVERILGIADMLFLPSEMEAFPLVLLEGMASGAVCLATEVGGIPELIVDGESGFLFPVGAWEKMAERAVELCCDASLSSTIRDNARKLVETKYSPRNLIRRYLDVYEEVFAN; encoded by the coding sequence GTGAAGATAGCAATTCTTTGTCACTCTTCGCCTGGTGGCTCAGGAGTTCTTGCTACTGAACTTGCCTTCGGACTAAGTCAGCTAGGGCATGAAGTGCATATTATTGGAGATCGCAAGCCTTTTCGCATGGAGGAGGTGGACGAGAATGCTATATACTGCGATCTCGGTGAGGCGCCGCCCGAACAATCGTTTTGGGGACAATTGTTTGAAATCGTCCACAGTAGCTTTTCGAGGTTATTTGCTTCTTACTCACACGTAGATAGGAAGTTGCAACTCCATTTTCATGAGCTGTTGAGCTTCGATTATCCGCTCTTTGATAAATGTTCTTTTCCAACTCTTAGAGCGGCGAATACTCTAGCTAAGCTAATTGCTGAATATGGTATCGAATTGGTAAATGCTCATTATGTTATTCCACATGCGACATCTGCCCTTTTAGCGCGCGATAGCGGCATTAATTGTCGTGTTGTAACTACTTTGCATGGCACTGATATTACAAAGGTCGGTCCTGACGCTGCTTTTTTCTTTACAACAAAGCACGCAATTGAGGCTTCAGATGGAGTAACTGCTGTATGTCAATTTCTTGTTCGCGAGGCACAAAATAATTTTTCGATAACTAGGCCAATATCTGTAATACCAAACTGGGTTGATCCGACGCGTTTTGTGAGAATTGCAGATCCCGACGAACGACTGAAATATGCCCATCCCTATGAAACTATTTGCGTGCATGTTTCAAATTTTAGAGCTGTTAAGCGCTCGCCAGATGTGATCCGTGTATTCGCGAAGCTGCTCGAAAAAACTCAAGCGCGGTTAATATTAGTGGGGGAAGGTCCCGAAAAAGATGGTTGCTTAGAATTAGCTCACAACTTGGGAGTTTCGCCGTGGATTATAGATATTGAGCCAGTTGCAGCCGTAGAGCGCATATTGGGCATTGCCGATATGCTTTTTTTGCCGTCCGAGATGGAAGCGTTCCCTTTGGTCTTGTTAGAGGGAATGGCGTCCGGAGCTGTTTGTCTCGCAACAGAAGTCGGTGGAATACCTGAGCTGATTGTTGATGGGGAAAGTGGATTTCTGTTTCCTGTAGGCGCATGGGAGAAGATGGCAGAAAGGGCAGTAGAGCTATGCTGTGATGCGTCGCTGTCATCGACTATACGCGACAATGCTCGCAAGCTAGTCGAAACAAAATACTCCCCTCGCAATTTGATTCGAAGATATTTAGATGTGTATGAGGAGGTTTTTGCTAATTGA
- a CDS encoding RlmE family RNA methyltransferase, with product MSGKYRVKDHLFHKAKQEGYRSRAAYKLEELDDKYHFLKLGGLVLDLGCSPGGWLQVAASRVGPKGKVVGVDLKPVPEFKANEIAGSYECISAKPVVIVGDILSSAICGAAVQEFGGKVDVVLSDMSPNLSGIRDRDVMMSVKLVEATFQLASEFLKAGGTVVAKIFPGQESDELYRQLKLSFPNIRRVELKASKKTSKEFYLIARK from the coding sequence ATGTCAGGAAAATACCGCGTAAAAGATCATCTGTTTCACAAGGCTAAACAAGAGGGTTACCGTTCTCGCGCTGCTTATAAGTTAGAGGAGCTCGATGACAAGTATCATTTCTTAAAGCTCGGAGGTTTGGTTTTAGATCTAGGATGCTCGCCTGGTGGATGGTTGCAAGTGGCAGCCAGCAGAGTGGGGCCAAAGGGAAAGGTCGTAGGGGTGGATCTAAAGCCCGTGCCGGAGTTTAAAGCAAATGAGATCGCAGGATCTTACGAGTGTATCTCTGCCAAACCAGTTGTAATAGTGGGAGATATTTTAAGCTCGGCAATTTGCGGCGCTGCAGTACAAGAATTTGGCGGGAAAGTGGATGTAGTTCTAAGTGACATGAGTCCTAATCTTTCTGGTATTCGAGATAGGGATGTAATGATGTCTGTAAAACTGGTGGAAGCTACGTTTCAGCTAGCGAGCGAGTTTCTCAAGGCTGGAGGGACGGTCGTTGCGAAAATTTTCCCTGGACAGGAAAGTGACGAATTGTATAGGCAATTAAAACTATCCTTCCCCAATATTAGGCGAGTAGAGTTAAAAGCTAGTAAGAAAACGTCTAAGGAGTTTTATCTAATTGCTAGGAAATGA
- a CDS encoding histidine phosphatase family protein, which translates to MTTLAIARHGNTFRPGEVPRRIGVSTDLPLVEKGVEQARTIGTYLRENALLPDVVYTSHLKRTIQTAEIALAEAELTAPIIRHEMFNEIDYGPDENKTEEELVARIGKKAIIDWDERAIVPLGWKVDPQKIIHDWGDFASRILRDYSKGNVLVITSNGVGRFAPHIAGNFTAFAARNAIKLATGAIGILTYSSVNGWVIDKWNEKPKERLQR; encoded by the coding sequence GTGACAACGCTTGCAATAGCACGTCATGGCAATACATTTAGACCAGGCGAAGTTCCTCGGCGCATAGGTGTAAGCACCGATTTGCCTTTGGTAGAAAAAGGTGTTGAGCAAGCACGAACTATCGGAACATATTTGAGAGAAAACGCTTTATTGCCGGATGTAGTTTACACTTCTCATTTAAAGCGCACAATTCAAACGGCTGAAATCGCCTTGGCCGAGGCAGAGTTGACAGCTCCCATAATCAGGCATGAAATGTTTAATGAAATTGATTATGGGCCGGATGAAAATAAAACAGAGGAAGAGCTAGTCGCTCGTATCGGTAAGAAGGCGATAATTGATTGGGATGAGCGGGCAATAGTGCCGCTGGGCTGGAAGGTCGATCCACAAAAGATAATTCATGACTGGGGTGACTTCGCTAGTCGAATTTTAAGAGACTACTCCAAGGGAAATGTCTTAGTCATAACGTCTAATGGGGTAGGGCGCTTTGCGCCTCATATTGCTGGGAATTTTACTGCTTTTGCGGCGAGAAACGCTATAAAACTAGCGACTGGTGCAATTGGAATACTCACTTACAGTTCTGTTAACGGTTGGGTGATTGACAAGTGGAATGAAAAACCTAAGGAACGTTTGCAACGGTGA
- a CDS encoding UvrD-helicase domain-containing protein gives MEQKQHLQDLNPQQLEAVSHGEGPLLIFAGAGSGKTRVLTRRIANLVIEHGVSPGEIFAVTFTNKAANEMKHRVCSLFSTSGNNLWVSTFHSSCARLLRSHAELLDFTPNFAIYDASDALSLLKRVYKKLNIDPKIVDPRQVAHRIDRAKNQYMFPDDLISDKYTPRPIAELTATIYRQYQKELLSANAMDFGDLICNVVTLFKLEPTLLQQYQNKFRHILIDEYQDTNKVQYLLIRMLAEKHQNICVVGDDDQSIYAFRGATIENILNFRKDFPNAKVVTLENNYRSTQNILKAANAVIARNRTRQKKTLRTTNPAGKAVSFSTSYDEVEEANFVTREILTLRRQGLPISEIAIFYRTNAQSRAVEEMLIANNIPYEIYGGHKFYDRKEIKDIMAYFRLTLNPNDNEAFLRIVNTPTRGLGATSVSALILFANNLNLSLYNALEKAITDGAPFLNNSSRIKFSAFFELLAELKEDSIRTDKILSTTSNSHSHDSKIQAMAKFLHDIAIKTSYIQSLKNEDTPEAEARLENISELCNVGAEFVKTALMENVDVRLNHFIDRTSLASDLDKENTKAQQIRGQEKPKEHVSLMTLHLAKGLEFDVVFMLGMEEGLLPHIRSLASDHEVEEERRLCYVGMTRARKQLYMTRAKSRQTFGRGNWGYTDVSRFVEDLPTDVVRGSIY, from the coding sequence ATGGAGCAAAAACAGCACTTACAGGATCTAAATCCTCAACAACTAGAAGCGGTGAGCCACGGAGAAGGCCCATTGCTAATCTTTGCGGGAGCTGGGAGTGGCAAAACTAGAGTCCTGACTAGACGCATTGCCAATCTAGTAATAGAGCATGGAGTATCACCAGGTGAAATATTTGCCGTAACATTTACCAACAAGGCTGCTAACGAGATGAAGCACAGGGTTTGCTCGTTATTTAGCACGTCTGGCAATAATTTGTGGGTTTCAACTTTTCACTCTAGTTGTGCAAGACTGCTGCGTTCCCACGCAGAGTTGCTCGACTTTACGCCAAATTTTGCTATTTACGATGCTAGCGACGCACTCTCACTCTTAAAACGCGTCTATAAGAAGTTAAACATAGATCCAAAAATCGTCGATCCGAGACAGGTAGCTCACCGCATTGATAGAGCAAAAAACCAATACATGTTTCCAGACGATCTCATCTCAGACAAGTATACGCCTAGGCCTATCGCGGAGTTAACCGCAACTATATATCGGCAATATCAAAAGGAATTACTTAGCGCTAATGCCATGGATTTTGGCGATTTAATCTGCAATGTCGTAACGCTGTTTAAGTTAGAGCCGACATTGTTGCAGCAGTATCAGAATAAATTTCGCCATATACTGATAGACGAGTATCAAGACACAAATAAAGTTCAATACCTCCTAATAAGAATGCTCGCAGAAAAGCATCAAAATATCTGCGTAGTAGGCGACGACGATCAATCGATTTACGCATTTCGCGGAGCCACGATAGAAAACATTTTAAACTTTAGAAAAGATTTTCCTAACGCCAAAGTAGTTACACTAGAAAACAATTATCGCTCTACGCAAAATATCCTAAAAGCTGCCAACGCAGTAATTGCGCGAAACAGGACTCGACAAAAAAAAACTCTGAGAACCACCAACCCTGCTGGCAAAGCTGTTTCCTTTAGCACTTCATACGACGAGGTCGAAGAAGCCAATTTTGTAACTCGTGAAATCCTGACTTTGCGCAGACAGGGCTTGCCCATTTCAGAAATCGCCATTTTCTATAGAACCAATGCTCAGTCTCGCGCAGTAGAAGAGATGCTCATAGCAAACAATATCCCATACGAAATTTATGGAGGCCACAAGTTTTACGACCGAAAGGAAATTAAAGACATAATGGCTTACTTTCGCCTCACTCTTAACCCAAACGACAACGAGGCTTTTCTGCGAATAGTAAACACTCCTACGCGCGGACTAGGCGCAACTTCGGTTAGCGCCCTAATTTTATTTGCCAATAATTTAAATCTTTCGCTCTATAATGCATTAGAAAAGGCAATAACCGATGGGGCTCCATTTTTAAACAATTCGAGCCGAATAAAGTTCAGTGCTTTTTTTGAACTTTTAGCAGAATTAAAGGAGGATAGCATTCGCACTGACAAAATTCTCTCGACGACAAGTAACTCTCACTCGCACGATTCAAAAATACAGGCCATGGCGAAGTTCCTGCACGACATAGCCATAAAAACTTCTTACATTCAAAGTTTAAAAAACGAAGATACTCCTGAGGCAGAAGCACGCCTAGAAAATATCTCCGAGCTATGCAACGTAGGAGCTGAGTTTGTAAAAACTGCGTTAATGGAGAACGTCGATGTGCGGTTAAATCATTTTATCGACAGAACTAGTCTCGCCTCTGATCTCGACAAGGAAAACACCAAAGCACAGCAAATCCGCGGCCAAGAAAAGCCCAAAGAACACGTCTCGCTCATGACATTGCACCTGGCTAAGGGCCTTGAATTTGACGTTGTGTTTATGCTTGGCATGGAAGAGGGTTTACTGCCACATATTCGCTCTTTAGCGAGCGACCATGAGGTAGAAGAAGAGCGGCGGCTATGTTATGTCGGAATGACGCGCGCTCGCAAACAGCTCTACATGACGCGCGCAAAATCTAGGCAAACCTTTGGCCGCGGAAACTGGGGCTACACTGACGTATCGCGCTTTGTCGAAGATTTGCCAACTGATGTAGTAAGGGGATCGATTTATTAA
- the bshB1 gene encoding bacillithiol biosynthesis deacetylase BshB1, giving the protein MMLTLPDSTLEMLVIAPHPDDAEIFCGGLILKMTSCGYRVGILDLSQAELSTFGTVAQRQQETANASSVLNLYWRYNLSLPNCSFYEYSCSEHSGTDQGSAVSLMVEVLRATRPEVIVTPYPVDRHPDHVQAGHITNRALFMAGLIKYQAVTLPPFSPKLVLQYQFRSEFVPSFVVDISDFIEQKYDAVKCYASQIYPQGGATTLLSSQTSLTAFRARDAHLGALIGVEYGEGYLSRTMLRIDDIIAHSRSNSTDVALFNWERRV; this is encoded by the coding sequence GTGATGCTTACATTGCCTGATTCGACGCTTGAGATGCTGGTCATTGCGCCACACCCAGATGATGCAGAGATATTTTGTGGTGGTCTCATATTGAAGATGACGAGTTGTGGCTATAGAGTTGGAATACTTGATTTAAGTCAGGCCGAGCTAAGTACCTTCGGAACAGTAGCGCAACGTCAGCAGGAGACGGCAAATGCAAGTAGTGTGCTCAATTTGTATTGGAGGTATAACCTAAGTTTGCCAAATTGTAGTTTTTATGAGTATTCCTGTTCTGAGCATAGCGGAACGGATCAAGGTTCGGCTGTTAGTTTGATGGTTGAGGTATTGCGCGCTACTCGACCTGAAGTTATTGTAACTCCATATCCGGTCGATAGGCATCCAGACCACGTTCAAGCAGGTCACATCACTAATCGAGCCTTGTTTATGGCAGGGCTCATTAAGTATCAGGCCGTGACACTTCCGCCATTTAGCCCAAAGCTAGTACTTCAGTACCAATTTCGCTCCGAGTTTGTTCCTTCCTTTGTGGTCGACATTTCAGACTTTATAGAGCAAAAATATGATGCTGTTAAGTGCTATGCCAGCCAAATATATCCCCAAGGTGGTGCAACTACGCTTTTATCGTCGCAAACTTCGCTTACTGCGTTTCGAGCACGAGACGCCCATTTAGGGGCTCTTATCGGTGTTGAATATGGAGAGGGATATCTGTCGAGAACTATGCTACGAATTGACGATATTATTGCGCATTCGCGTTCGAACTCCACTGACGTGGCGCTCTTCAATTGGGAGAGAAGGGTGTGA
- a CDS encoding 3-deoxy-manno-octulosonate cytidylyltransferase, whose amino-acid sequence MKIVIGIPARYGSTRFVGKPLAKIGGQSMIERVLSVARRVASEVRDVAYFVATDDKRIEEHVRGIGAPCYITPENCRSGSDRVLAAVTQLDEKPDFVINLQGDAPFTPPEVIIALITAFRANSSIDVFTPVHQLTWDALDLLREAKKVTPFSGTTVIVSSDDAAIWFSKNIIPAIRNESRLREGGNELSPVYQHLGVYGFRVDSLETFCNAPLSHYELLEGLEQLRILEAGMRIQAVRVNLAGSAFQSGIDTPEDLERVEKSLREGGESF is encoded by the coding sequence ATGAAAATTGTAATTGGCATTCCAGCGCGCTATGGATCGACCCGTTTTGTTGGCAAACCGTTGGCAAAAATAGGCGGTCAGAGCATGATAGAGCGCGTTTTGTCAGTTGCAAGGAGAGTTGCTAGTGAAGTTAGAGATGTTGCTTATTTTGTAGCAACTGATGATAAGCGCATTGAAGAACATGTGAGGGGAATAGGAGCGCCTTGTTATATTACGCCGGAGAATTGCCGGAGTGGTTCGGATCGCGTTTTAGCTGCGGTCACTCAGTTAGATGAGAAGCCAGATTTCGTAATTAATCTGCAGGGGGATGCTCCATTTACTCCGCCAGAGGTGATTATTGCCTTAATAACAGCGTTTCGTGCAAACAGTAGTATAGATGTATTTACACCTGTTCATCAACTAACATGGGATGCCTTAGACCTTTTGAGAGAAGCTAAGAAGGTAACACCTTTTAGTGGCACTACCGTAATAGTTAGTAGCGACGATGCAGCAATTTGGTTTTCAAAAAATATTATTCCAGCGATTCGCAATGAAAGTCGTTTGCGCGAAGGCGGAAATGAGCTGTCGCCCGTGTATCAGCATTTGGGAGTGTATGGATTTCGCGTAGACTCTTTGGAGACGTTCTGCAATGCGCCACTGAGTCATTACGAGCTCTTGGAGGGGTTAGAGCAACTTAGAATATTAGAGGCGGGTATGCGAATTCAGGCAGTAAGGGTTAATCTCGCGGGCAGTGCATTTCAGTCTGGCATCGATACCCCAGAAGATTTAGAACGGGTGGAAAAGAGCTTGCGCGAGGGGGGGGAATCGTTTTAG
- a CDS encoding zinc dependent phospholipase C family protein, which yields MPREIVHWDVLHSAMAQLAGRNAEVVDICLHKFNAVARLGAVVHDAPYYADWGKDLHFTAYAEYLHGLHSEDTFLPLKKLAMSIVEMKDARQRFVCWALLLGMVSHYVADVNFHPVVYYFTGNYNDEDIKKRARAQTLHRLFEVYMDAWFRRRAGVTGDLFVGSLIRQIGVDLEPICALLAEISIEDLSGNDLNPDEYKTKASRESAWQKSIKCLAFCQRAFYNHPLGALVRLFSRLTGRIKDVDVLFSFNRQCDLKLFSSPISYKNPVTGIGDSVSVTELRDKSAAETAELFIKFEPLLSQAETSVDKALGGVVGKSLNYGKSAVSGADMKYMAEKLEPFLAGVFDE from the coding sequence ATGCCACGCGAAATCGTTCATTGGGATGTTCTTCATTCAGCTATGGCTCAGCTTGCTGGGCGCAACGCAGAGGTGGTTGATATTTGTCTGCATAAGTTTAACGCCGTTGCGCGTCTTGGAGCAGTTGTGCACGATGCTCCCTATTATGCGGATTGGGGGAAAGATCTGCACTTTACCGCTTATGCGGAATACTTGCATGGACTGCATTCAGAAGACACATTTTTGCCGCTAAAGAAACTTGCGATGAGCATTGTTGAGATGAAGGACGCCCGCCAGAGGTTTGTTTGTTGGGCGCTTCTTCTAGGGATGGTTAGTCATTATGTGGCCGATGTTAATTTCCATCCCGTTGTCTATTATTTTACGGGAAACTATAATGATGAGGATATAAAAAAGAGGGCGCGAGCGCAAACGCTGCATCGTTTGTTCGAAGTTTATATGGATGCTTGGTTTCGCCGAAGAGCTGGCGTAACAGGGGACTTGTTTGTAGGGAGTCTTATTAGACAAATTGGAGTTGATTTAGAACCCATTTGTGCATTGCTTGCAGAGATAAGTATAGAGGATTTAAGCGGCAACGACTTGAATCCCGATGAATACAAGACAAAGGCCAGCAGAGAGAGCGCGTGGCAGAAAAGTATTAAATGTTTAGCATTTTGCCAGCGTGCTTTTTATAATCATCCTTTGGGAGCACTTGTTAGATTGTTTAGTAGGCTGACGGGAAGAATAAAAGACGTCGATGTCTTATTCTCCTTTAATCGCCAATGTGATTTAAAGTTGTTTAGTTCGCCGATATCTTACAAGAATCCTGTTACTGGAATAGGGGATAGTGTTTCAGTAACGGAACTTAGAGATAAGTCTGCTGCGGAAACTGCTGAACTATTTATTAAGTTCGAACCTTTGCTAAGCCAAGCTGAAACAAGTGTGGATAAGGCATTAGGTGGAGTCGTCGGCAAGTCGCTTAACTATGGCAAGTCTGCTGTAAGTGGTGCGGATATGAAATATATGGCCGAGAAACTTGAGCCGTTTCTGGCAGGTGTTTTCGATGAGTAG
- a CDS encoding glycosyltransferase family 39 protein gives MKNKNIKIAIGSFLVFLTFIIFYSSTLDRRPFYTRGEGREALVVSAMLEQRNYVLPLRNGLDIPSKPPMFHWMAVLSSRILQGGTLNEFAIRFPSALCAAVGLGLFFGFISRVDNFKAALLSSLILATSFEWSRSASHARVDMCFAFWFLAASISLFANIKNWQRGAKQSFFAVSASIITIAFAVLSKGPAGLILPWTVAVLYMAATNKRPIADFFRLRFLSQAALMIVSSTLLAGVWYYLAYCEAGMEFINLQLLKENVARVVSVEGADRGHEKPFYFSGIYFFISFFPWSVFFPLVVCWCWKNIRNLRAVCPDGVLYSLVIVLVFLLVVTLSISKREVYLLPAFPAAAYLLAHVLLSVMGEQADYKISRRIASTLFFVLFVLLLAVAPLSVYLNLRADINEDVREVVAMILAKPLLAGISSIAAVSFFCSARTCWKRKLIQSASYLGFAMLVLITAVNGYFFPVFSEARSPKDFMSNARRFVPKDEILYKYGADYYSAIYYYGKSVPDISRRGSTDRVTYLITAENYLDNLREKYAGIRVLARSDTAAADGRDKLLLVEIPG, from the coding sequence GTGAAGAATAAAAATATTAAAATTGCAATTGGCTCCTTTCTTGTTTTTCTTACGTTCATCATATTTTACTCGAGCACTTTGGATAGACGCCCTTTTTATACCAGGGGAGAGGGTAGAGAAGCGTTAGTTGTAAGTGCGATGCTTGAGCAGCGCAATTATGTGTTGCCATTGCGAAATGGCTTAGATATCCCGTCTAAACCCCCAATGTTTCACTGGATGGCCGTTCTCTCGTCTCGTATTCTGCAAGGCGGCACCCTAAATGAGTTCGCCATACGCTTTCCATCAGCATTGTGTGCGGCTGTAGGGTTAGGGTTGTTTTTTGGTTTTATATCTCGTGTTGACAATTTTAAGGCGGCGCTTTTGTCGTCGCTAATTCTCGCCACTTCCTTTGAGTGGAGCCGAAGTGCCAGTCATGCCAGGGTGGATATGTGCTTTGCTTTTTGGTTTTTGGCGGCGTCTATATCGCTGTTTGCAAATATAAAAAACTGGCAAAGAGGTGCGAAGCAATCGTTTTTTGCCGTGAGTGCGAGTATAATAACAATTGCCTTTGCAGTGCTATCTAAAGGCCCCGCAGGCCTAATATTGCCATGGACAGTGGCAGTATTGTATATGGCCGCTACTAATAAAAGGCCGATTGCCGATTTCTTTCGCCTTCGTTTCCTTTCTCAAGCAGCACTGATGATTGTGTCATCAACGCTGCTTGCGGGTGTGTGGTATTATTTAGCGTATTGCGAAGCTGGAATGGAGTTTATTAATCTTCAGCTCCTAAAAGAAAATGTAGCTAGAGTAGTTTCAGTTGAGGGGGCCGATAGAGGACATGAGAAGCCTTTTTATTTTAGCGGTATTTATTTTTTTATAAGTTTTTTCCCCTGGAGTGTCTTTTTCCCTCTCGTAGTATGCTGGTGTTGGAAAAATATTAGGAATTTGCGTGCTGTGTGTCCAGACGGAGTTTTGTACTCCTTGGTTATCGTTTTAGTTTTCTTGCTTGTAGTTACTCTTAGTATAAGCAAGCGAGAGGTTTATTTATTGCCGGCGTTCCCAGCAGCGGCGTATTTGTTAGCGCATGTTCTGCTTTCGGTGATGGGCGAGCAGGCGGATTATAAAATATCGCGTAGAATTGCTTCTACTCTGTTTTTTGTTTTGTTTGTTCTCCTGCTGGCAGTGGCTCCGTTATCTGTGTATCTTAATCTCCGTGCTGATATTAATGAAGATGTCCGAGAAGTCGTAGCGATGATTTTAGCTAAGCCTTTGTTAGCCGGTATATCGTCTATTGCAGCGGTGTCTTTTTTTTGTAGTGCGAGAACTTGTTGGAAGAGAAAATTAATTCAAAGTGCCTCGTATTTGGGGTTTGCAATGTTGGTCTTAATAACTGCGGTAAATGGCTACTTCTTTCCAGTCTTTTCCGAAGCTAGATCGCCAAAGGATTTCATGAGTAACGCTCGCCGATTTGTGCCAAAAGATGAAATTCTCTATAAATATGGCGCTGATTATTATTCAGCCATATATTACTATGGCAAAAGCGTGCCTGACATATCTCGCAGAGGTAGCACAGATCGAGTAACCTATCTCATAACAGCTGAGAATTATTTGGATAACCTTCGAGAGAAATATGCTGGCATTCGAGTGTTAGCGCGTAGCGATACTGCTGCTGCGGACGGTAGAGACAAGCTATTGTTAGTAGAGATTCCAGGATAG